The Verrucomicrobium spinosum DSM 4136 = JCM 18804 DNA segment GCAAGCCGACCTTGGAGACTTCCACAAGCGAGGCCATCCGTCATACTCGCGAGGTGATCGAACGAAGTATGGCCATTGTGCCTGCTCGCCAGGAGGTCACTGCGTCGGTTGACTCTGCGGCTCCGGCCGTCCTGGCCCCGGCGGTGACTGGCGGCAAGAAACTCGTCGGCATCACCTCCTGCCCCACGGGGATCGCGCACACCTTTATGGCTGCCGAGGCGTTGCAGAAGGCCGCCAAGGCTCTGGGGCATGAGATCAAGGTGGAGACACAGGGCTCTGTGGGCGCTAAGAACCAGCTGACTCCTGAGGATATCGCCGCTGCGGATGCGGTGGTCATCGCGGCCGATGCCAAGGTGGACACCTCCCGCTTTGCCGGGAAGCCGCTCTTCATGACGGGCACCAAGCATGCGATGCACAAGGGCAAGGAAGTCATCGAGACGGCGCTCAAACAACCCGTCAGCACCGGAGGCGATCTGGTGAGCGCGATGGAGCAAGCGAAGGCGGAGCGCTCCAAGTCCCGCACGGGACCCTACAAACACCTGATGACGGGAGTTTCCTATATGCTGCCCATCGTGATTGCGGGTGGTCTGGCCATCGCGCTTGCGTTTGCTTTCGGTGGGATTTACGCGGGAGATCAAAAGGGCACGCTGGCCGCAGCGTTGAGCCAGATCGGCGGGGGCGCGGCCTTCAGTCTCTTCGTCGCGGTGCTCTCCGGCTTCATTGCCTACTCCATCGCCGACCGGCCTGGCATCGCGCCCGGCATGGTGGGGGGCCTGTTGGCGCAGAATCTGGGCGCGGGTTTCCTGGGCGGCATCGTCTCCGGTTTCCTGGCGGGGTATCTCACGCGCTTCCTGGCGGACAAGATCAAGCTGCCCAACACGCTGGAGGGGCTGAAGCCGGTGCTCATCCTGCCGTTCCTTTCGACCATCATCGTGGGCCTGCTCATGATCTTTGTGATCGCGCCTCCGGTGCAGGGGGCGCTGAATGCGATGACGGAGTGGCTCAACAGCATGCGCGGCACGAATGCGGCGCTGCTGGGCATCATCCTCGGTGCCATGATGGCCTTCGACATGGGCGGCCCCATCAACAAGGCGGCCTACACGTTCTCTGTGGGGCTGCTGGCGAGCAAGGTGTACACGCCCATGGCGGCGACGATGGCGGCGGGCATGACGCCGCCGCTGGGTCTGGCGCTGGCGTGTTTCCTCTTTAAGAACCGGTTTGATGCTGAGGAGCGCACGGCGGGCACCCCCGCCCTGGTGCTGGGCTTTTCCTTCATCACAGAGGGGGCCATCCCCTTCGCGGCCAAGGATCCGCTTCGCGTCATCCCGGCGCTGGTGCTGGGCTCGGCGGTGGCAGGGGCCATCTCCATGGCCAGCAATGTGCAGCTCCTGGTGCCGCATGGCGGGATCTTCGCCGCGATGATCCCCGGGGCAGTGACCAATCTCGTGCCCTACCTCATCGCCATCGTGGCCGGCACGGTCGTCACCACCACCGCCCTGTTCTTCCTTAAACGTCCTGTTGTGTCCGCATGAGCTCCCGTTCTTTCCCGAAACCACCGACCGGAACTGCCGTCCTCACCGAACCTACGCACACCATGATCACCCTCGCGCCGCAAAACATCCGCCTGCAGGCCAGAGCCCGAACCAAGGAGGAGGCCATCCGGGCCGCTGGCCAGGTGCTGGTGGACTGCGGGGCCATCGCCCCCGGGTATGTGGACAGCATGATGGGCCGCGAGCGCCAGGCCAACACCTACCTGAGCCACGGCATCGCCATCCCCCACGGCATGCCGCAGGACCGGGAGCTGATCCATCGCACGGCCATCTCTGTGGTGCAGGTGCCGGAGGGCGTGATCTGGAACGACGGCCAGACGGTGCGGCTGATCGTGGGTATCGCGGCGAAGTCAGACGAGCATCTGGGCATCCTGGCGGCACTGACGGATGTGCTGGATGATGCCGGTGCCGCCGCCCGCCTTGCGCATACCTCGAACCCTCAGGACATCATCGCCGCCCTCTCCAGAAGACAGGAGACGGGCGGGGCGGGCGCGGATCTCGCGGGAGCGAAGGAGGTGGAGGTCATCATGGCCTGCAGTGCGGGATTGCATGCCCGGCCGGCCACGTTCTTCGTGGAGGTGGCGTCGAAGTTCTCCTCGGACATCGCGGTGAAGTTCGGGGAAAAAACCGCCAACGGCAAGGCCATGGCCTCGCTGCTGAAGCTGGGTGTTCCCGGAGGTGCCAGCGTGCGCATTCAGGCGGCGGGAGCCGATGCCGACGCGGCGCTCAAGGCGCTGGCGGAAGCGGTGGCCGCGGGCCTGGGCGATGAAGAGGAGGAGGACCTGGTCCCCGCAGCGGGAGCGATGGCCGCCTGGACGGCGCATTCCTATGGCCGGGCGATCACCGGGGTCTCCGCCTCGCCAGGCCTGGCGATTGGGCGGCTCCACATCTTCCAGCCCACGCGGTTGTTCTTCAGCGACTCGGCACAGAATCTGGAGCTGGAAAAACGCTCTCTGATCGGGGCGCTCGAAGCGGCCCGCATTCAGCTCGACGAGATCCACGACGCCGTGATGGCCCGCTGTGGCAAGAGCAAGGCGGCCATCTTCAAGGCGCATCAAGCTTTGCTGGATGATGAAGACCTTCTTCACGAGGTGCAGGTGCGCATCGACTCCGGTCGCAGCGCCGCGTGGTCCTGGCAGCACAGCATTGAGAACCGCGTGGTGGAGATGCGCCAGATCGCGGACGAACGGATCGCCGCCCGCGCCGTGGATCTGCATGATGTGGGGCAGCGGGTGCTGCGCCTGCTGGCGGGTGCGGATCACGAGACGTCTCTGCCGGAAGGCGAGCCGGTGATCCTGGTGGCGGATGATCTCACGCCGTCGGATACGGCCAAGCTCGATCCCAGTCGTGTGCTTGGCCTCTGTACTGCCTCCGGTGGCCCGACCTCCCACACGGCCATCATCGCCCGCTCGCTGGACATCCCGGCGGTGGTAGGTGCCGGGCAGGCCGTGCTGGAGCAGACCAACGGCATCCTCTGCATCCTGGACGGGGCCACGGGTCAGTTGTACATCGAACCCAGCGCCCAGGACATCGAGTCCGCCCGCCAGTATCAGCAGGATCTGCATTCCCGTCGTGAAGACGAAGCCGCAGCCCGTTATCAGCCCGCGATGCTGACGGATGGTCACCGCGTGGAGGTGGTGGCCAATATTGGCAAGGTGTCCGAAGCGGCGGCGGCGGTGGAGGCCGGGGCGGAAGGCGTGGGCCTGCTGCGCACGGAGTTCTTCTTCCTGGATCGCGATGCGCCGCCCTCTGAACAGGAGCAGTATGAGGCCTATCGGACGATGATCGAGGCACTCAACGGGCTGCCGCTCATCATTCGCACGCTGGACATTGGTGGTGACAAAGTGTTGCCCTACCTGCCACTGGCGGAGGAGGAGAATCCCTTCCTGGGAGTGCGGGGCATCCGGCTCTGTCTGCGCAAGCCGGAGATCTTCATCCCGCAACTGCGTGCCATCTACCGGGCGTCGGTGCATGGGCCGGTAAAGATCATGTTCCCCATGATCGCCACGCTGGAAGACCTGCGCGCGGCGCGGGAGATGGCGGAACAGGTGCGCCAGGAGCTGGGCGTTGCGCCGGTGGAGATCGGCATCATGATCGAGGTGCCCTCGGCAGTGATGATGGCGCATGAACTGGCGCGTGAGACGGACTTCTTCTCCATCGGCACCAACGACCTCACGCAGTATGTCCTGGCCATGGACCGCATGCACCCCGCGCTGGCGAAGCAGGTGGACGGCCTGCACCCGGCGGTGCTGCGCATGGTGGACCTCACGGTGAAAGCTGCGCAGAAGTGCGGCAAGTGGGTGGGCGTGTGCGGCGGCGTGGCGGGCGATCCCCTGGGGGCGGCCATCCTCACCGGGCTGGGTGTGGCGGAGCTGAGCATGGCCGTGCCGAGTGTGGCGGCGGTGAAGGCGCGGCTGAGGGAGCTCTCCCTGCCTGCGGCCCAGAAACTGGCGCGGCGTGCTCTGGCTTGTGCCAGTGCCACAGAGGTGCGGGCCCTGGCCGTGAGCTGAGGACTGCGGCAAATAAAGACACTCTATTTCATGAACCCAGCAGAGATCATCACCGTCACCCTCAATCCGGCGATCGACCGGACCCTCACCATCCCGCAATTCACTGCCGGGGAGGTGAACCGGGTGGAGCATGTGCGGGACAATCCCGGGGGTAAAGGAGTCAACGTGGCCTCCTCCCTGGCGGACCTCGGTCACCGGGTGGTGGCCACGGGGTTGCTCGGGCGGGAGAACTGCGGCCCCTTTGAGGAGCTCTTCACGCAGAAGAACATCGAGGATGCCTTTGTCCGGCTGCCTGGTTCCACGCGGGTGGGCATCAAGATCCTGGACCCGGTCAAGCGCCAGACCACGGACATCAACTTCCCCGGCCTGGCCCCGACGCGGGAGGATGTAGCAGCCCTGCGTGAGCGCATCGAGACCCTGACGGCTCCTTGGTACGTGCTGGCAGGGAGCCTGCCTGCGGGACTTGATGCCAAAGAGTACTACCGTCTGGTGCAGACGATCCACGGGCGGGGCGGGCGCGTCATGCTGGACACCAGCGGTGCTCCATTGCTAGAAGCGCTGGCTGCGGGTCCGGATGCGATCAAGCCCAATGCGGATGAACTGGGGGCCATGCTGGGCCGGTCTCTGGACTCGCATGACGAGGTGGTGGCCGCGGCCCGGGAGCTGGTGCAACAGGGCGTGAGTCTGGTGGTCGTCTCCATGGGAGCAAAGGGGGCGGTGTTTGTCACCGCTGACTCGGTCGTCACCGCTTGCCCCCCGCACATGGAGGTGCGCAGCACCGTGGGAGCGGGTGACGCCATGGTGGCGGGCACGGTCTCCGGCTTGTTGCGTGGACTGCCGCTGCCAGAGGTGGCGCGCCTGGCCACGGCCTGCTCCATGGATGTCCTGTCCCGCCCTGAACCGGGCCTGCCCTCTGATGTGAATTTTGATGCGCTGCTCGCCAGCGTGACCATCACCTAAGTCAACCCACGTCCTCCGCATTCCCCAAGCGGAGGCATTTCCCACCCAACCCCACAACGCTCCAAGCAAAGCATACACGGCGGCCTGCCGTGGCGGGAGATCTCACGCCTGCGTCCTGCGCCAACCAGCTTTCCCCCAACTCGACTCGTTCAGCTCAAACTAAACCACAACTGCCTCTACTGAATATGAAACACACCTCCCTGTCACTCCTGGTTGCAGCGTTCGCTGCCCTGCCTGCGCCCGCGCTCCTGGCGGGAACTCCGGCCGATGCCGTCACTCCCGCTGCGCCTTCCTCCACCCGCTGGGTGGATGGCGACTACTTCACCGGAGACTGGGGCGGTCTGCGCACTGATCTCGCCGCCTGGGGCCTCACGGTCGATGCGTATTACGTCAACAACTTCGCGGGCAATGTCTCGGGAGGTTTTGACCAGGGCTCAGAGTATGCGGACAACGCGTATCTCGGTCTGCTGTTTGACCTGGAAAAGATCTGGGGCTGGGATGGTGCGAGCTTCCTCGTCAGCGGCATCAACCGCTCGGGCGACAGCATCACGGCGAACTACGTGGGCAGCCAGTATGACTCCATGCAGGTGGTGGGAGGCCAGACGATCTTCCTCTACCAGGTGCTCTTTGAGCAGAAGTGGGCGGATGACCGGGCCTCGCTGAAGATCGGCCGCTTCAGCGCCTCGGACGACTTCAACACGTCCTCGCTCTACGGTTACTACATGAGCAATGCGTTCGACGGGAACCTGCGTGCGGTGTTGTTCAATACGCAATTCTCCGCCTATCCCTTCGCCACCTGGGGGGCGCGGGTCCGGTTTGACCCCACGCCGGAGTCGAACCTCCAGTTCGGCATCTTTCAGGCGCAGGACGATGTGTTTGACCGTGACCTGCATGGCCTGGACTTCGGCGTGGAATCCGGTGACGGCGTGTGGATGATCACCCAGCTCGGCTGGACGCCCACCTTCGGCGGCGATGAGAAGACGGGGCTGCCGGGGCACTACTGGTTTGGCGCGTACTATTCGCCGTGGGAAGGGTACACGCAGTTCCGCACCGGGGAAAAGGTGGGGGACTCGTACGGCTTCTATGTGCATGGGGACCAGATGGTGTATCGGGAAGCGGCAGGCAGCGACCAGGGCCTGGTGCTCTGGAGCGCCGTGACGCATGACCCGAATGAGGACATCGCCATTGTGCCGTTTCAGGTGAACGTGGGTGCGGTGTACCGCGGGCTCATCCCTGGGCGTGATCGCGACGCGACCATCCTGGGTTTTGCCTACGGCAAGTTCAGCGATGACTATGCAGATGTGGTGGAGGCCCGCGGGGACGGCCGGCCCAAGCATGAGATCGTGCTGGAGGCGGCGTACCGGTATGAGCTCACCAAGTTCGCTTATGTACAGCCGGGGGTGCAGTACGTCATCCGACCCGGCGGGACCGGGCAAATCGGCGACGCATTTGTACTGGGCCTGCAAATGGGCATCAAATTTTAATGCACAAAGGTCGCATGGCGATACAACTAGGCAAAATGATGACTGAACTGACGTCCAACCGCGACATCGAGCGCCTGATCCAGCTTGACTTCCTCCGCGCCACGGAAGTGGCCGCCCTCAACGTGATGAAATGGGTGGGGAAGGGGAACAAGGAGGCTGCCGATGAAGCGGCTTGCGACGCCATTCGCGGGATGTTCGACCTCATGAACATCCGCGGCGAGGTGGTGATCGGTGAGGGCATCAAGGACGAGGCTCCGGGCATCTTCAAAGGGGAGAAGGTGGGCACCTGGCTGGCAGGCACGCCCAAGTTCCACGTGGCGCTGGACCCCGTGGACGGCACCACGAACTGCAGCAAGGGCATGCCCAACTCCATCTCCTGCATCGCGGCGGTGAAGGTGGACGACGGCGAAGAGGCCCACCTGCTGGACATTCCGGCGTTTTACATGCGGAAGCTGGCCTATCCCCAGGTGGTGCGGCGTGCGTGGATGGCCGATCCCTCCCTGCCCATCAGTGTGGACGCTCCCATCAAGGAAGTGCTCCCGGTGGTGGCGAAGCTGCTCGGCAAGTCCGTGCGTGACGTCACGGTGATGGTGCTGGACCGCCCGAGAAACCAGGATCTGGTGGATGACGTCCGGAGCATGGGCGCCTCTCTGCGCATGATCGCAGAGGGTGACATCACGGCCTGTCTGGCCCCGGCTCTGCCGGGCTCGGGCATTGACCTGTACTGCGGCATCGGCGGTGCGCCAGAGGGCGTGCTGGCAGCGGCCGCACTGCGCTGCCTGGGTGGCGGCATGCAGGGCAAGATCTGGCCTGCCAATGACCGCGAGAAGCAGTCGCTCATTGATGCGGGCTGGGGCCACCGGCTGGACGAGGTGTTCCGCTCCCGCGACCTGGCCTTTGCCGATGAGATCATCTTCTGCGCCACCGGCATCAGCGACAGCCCGCTGCTCCGCGGCGTGCGCGTGCAGGGCCACACGGCCACCACGCACAGCGTGCTCATGCGGGCGAAGAACCACACCGTGCGGTTCATTGAAACGCACCACGACCTGGAGGCGAAGACCATTCACCTGCGCTCCTCGAAGCAGGAGGTGTTCCTCAACCAGCCGGGTTGACGGGCTTGCGGGGGCTGACGGGAGGCGTGTGGGTTTCCTGAAGCCGGAGGGTTCGCCATGTTGCCATGGGCAGCATTCACCCGCCTTGCGCATGCACGTCAGGTTGACGGGCAATGTCTGAGCGGTGAGGGTGAGTCCTTGTCTTCATGGCGGAAGCCCACGCCAACGGCGTGATACATAACAGCCCGGGGTGGCGATACGATGGTGCGGAACTCCAAGGGTGTGGTAGTAGTAGAACAACCCCTCCGCGCCCATGCCGGGGTTCTCCTCCACCGAGTAGTACTCCCCCAGCCATTGCAGCGCCTCCTGCACGCGGGGATCCTCCGGCGTCAGACCGGCGTAGATGAAGCTGGGCATGCTCGCGAGTGATGGCGGCCTGCACCTCGTGAAGTTCTCATGGCAGGTGAAAAGACGCTGTTTGCGTGGGGTCAACGTGGGGGCGGTTCGTCGATTTCGTGCATTTCGTGCTTTTCGTACTTCGTACGGCGATATTCAGCGCCGCAGGGCTGCTGGTCCATTTCGTTCTTTTCGTGCATTTCGTACTTCGTAAAGTGATTTACGGAGGCGGGTCGGCCAACGGGCCCGGCCTGAGCATGGTCCGCAAGGCTGGCCAGTGGAGTGTCCAGGATGATGGTGTGTGATATTGTATGGAGAAAAAACGCGGTAGGGGAGAAACGCACGCGTTTTCTCCCTGGCTCTCTCTCTCCTCTCTCTCTCGCTCTCTCGTAGAGAGACGAATTGGAGAGGAGGGAAGCTGTCCAGTAGTCTATCCTGGGCAGCCTCTGGTAGCTGGTGGGATGGCACATCCGGCCTACACCCGAGGCGACGCAGCGGGCGTAGTCCGAGGGTCCCCGTCGGCGCGGGAGCGAAGGGGGATGATGGGAGAAGTCGAGGACAACAGACCGACCCGCTGGCGGCGTCCTGGTCGGAGAGGGTGCCTCTCGACAAACTCCGCATCCTGCGCGCGCGTGTGGCGGACCAGAGTCTGTCGAAACTGGGTGACCTCGGCCAGCAGGCGAGGCTTGCAGACGCATCAGCTAGTGCCCCCTCACGTTGACAACTACAGGGGCGCTGCAGTGGGTGAGAGCAGAGGCGTGGGCCATCGGGGTGTGTGCGGAGGCAGAAGGTCTTTGAGGAAACCCTCTGCCGTGTGGCCAACAACGTCGGTCGTAGTTGACGACGTGAGGAGGCGCTAACTCCCCGGTATGCGGTGTTTCCCCATGGAGTGCTGCCAAGTGCCCAAGGGCTGCTCTATGGCCGCGAGGCGCGACAGAACCAAACACTCCAGACATCTGCTTCCCGAGGAGGGTGCAACTTCGGAATGAGGCGGGCATTCCAGGCACCGCAGGAGCGGATCTTCTCTTAACGAAGTACGAAATGCACGAAAAGAACGAAATCGACGAACCGACGCGACCTGGGCAGCGAGGCCCCTGAGGCGAAGGAGATTGGTGATTTGGACGCGTGCGTTCCTGCGGCGACTGAGCCGGATGGCACATCCGGCCTACACCCGAGGCGACGCAGCGGGCGTAGTCCGAGGGTCCCCGTCGGCGCGGGAGCGAAGGGGGATGATGGGAGAAGTCGAGGACAACAGACCGACCCGCTGGCGGCGTC contains these protein-coding regions:
- the glpX gene encoding class II fructose-bisphosphatase, with amino-acid sequence MMTELTSNRDIERLIQLDFLRATEVAALNVMKWVGKGNKEAADEAACDAIRGMFDLMNIRGEVVIGEGIKDEAPGIFKGEKVGTWLAGTPKFHVALDPVDGTTNCSKGMPNSISCIAAVKVDDGEEAHLLDIPAFYMRKLAYPQVVRRAWMADPSLPISVDAPIKEVLPVVAKLLGKSVRDVTVMVLDRPRNQDLVDDVRSMGASLRMIAEGDITACLAPALPGSGIDLYCGIGGAPEGVLAAAALRCLGGGMQGKIWPANDREKQSLIDAGWGHRLDEVFRSRDLAFADEIIFCATGISDSPLLRGVRVQGHTATTHSVLMRAKNHTVRFIETHHDLEAKTIHLRSSKQEVFLNQPG
- a CDS encoding carbohydrate porin → MKHTSLSLLVAAFAALPAPALLAGTPADAVTPAAPSSTRWVDGDYFTGDWGGLRTDLAAWGLTVDAYYVNNFAGNVSGGFDQGSEYADNAYLGLLFDLEKIWGWDGASFLVSGINRSGDSITANYVGSQYDSMQVVGGQTIFLYQVLFEQKWADDRASLKIGRFSASDDFNTSSLYGYYMSNAFDGNLRAVLFNTQFSAYPFATWGARVRFDPTPESNLQFGIFQAQDDVFDRDLHGLDFGVESGDGVWMITQLGWTPTFGGDEKTGLPGHYWFGAYYSPWEGYTQFRTGEKVGDSYGFYVHGDQMVYREAAGSDQGLVLWSAVTHDPNEDIAIVPFQVNVGAVYRGLIPGRDRDATILGFAYGKFSDDYADVVEARGDGRPKHEIVLEAAYRYELTKFAYVQPGVQYVIRPGGTGQIGDAFVLGLQMGIKF
- the pfkB gene encoding 1-phosphofructokinase, which encodes MNPAEIITVTLNPAIDRTLTIPQFTAGEVNRVEHVRDNPGGKGVNVASSLADLGHRVVATGLLGRENCGPFEELFTQKNIEDAFVRLPGSTRVGIKILDPVKRQTTDINFPGLAPTREDVAALRERIETLTAPWYVLAGSLPAGLDAKEYYRLVQTIHGRGGRVMLDTSGAPLLEALAAGPDAIKPNADELGAMLGRSLDSHDEVVAAARELVQQGVSLVVVSMGAKGAVFVTADSVVTACPPHMEVRSTVGAGDAMVAGTVSGLLRGLPLPEVARLATACSMDVLSRPEPGLPSDVNFDALLASVTIT
- a CDS encoding PTS fructose-like transporter subunit IIB; its protein translation is MKIAALTSCPTGVAHTFMAAEALKKAAAILGHTIRVETQGAQGTRDALTEAEIAEADVVILATDVRADVGRFAGKPTLETSTSEAIRHTREVIERSMAIVPARQEVTASVDSAAPAVLAPAVTGGKKLVGITSCPTGIAHTFMAAEALQKAAKALGHEIKVETQGSVGAKNQLTPEDIAAADAVVIAADAKVDTSRFAGKPLFMTGTKHAMHKGKEVIETALKQPVSTGGDLVSAMEQAKAERSKSRTGPYKHLMTGVSYMLPIVIAGGLAIALAFAFGGIYAGDQKGTLAAALSQIGGGAAFSLFVAVLSGFIAYSIADRPGIAPGMVGGLLAQNLGAGFLGGIVSGFLAGYLTRFLADKIKLPNTLEGLKPVLILPFLSTIIVGLLMIFVIAPPVQGALNAMTEWLNSMRGTNAALLGIILGAMMAFDMGGPINKAAYTFSVGLLASKVYTPMAATMAAGMTPPLGLALACFLFKNRFDAEERTAGTPALVLGFSFITEGAIPFAAKDPLRVIPALVLGSAVAGAISMASNVQLLVPHGGIFAAMIPGAVTNLVPYLIAIVAGTVVTTTALFFLKRPVVSA
- the ptsP gene encoding phosphoenolpyruvate--protein phosphotransferase; this translates as MSSRSFPKPPTGTAVLTEPTHTMITLAPQNIRLQARARTKEEAIRAAGQVLVDCGAIAPGYVDSMMGRERQANTYLSHGIAIPHGMPQDRELIHRTAISVVQVPEGVIWNDGQTVRLIVGIAAKSDEHLGILAALTDVLDDAGAAARLAHTSNPQDIIAALSRRQETGGAGADLAGAKEVEVIMACSAGLHARPATFFVEVASKFSSDIAVKFGEKTANGKAMASLLKLGVPGGASVRIQAAGADADAALKALAEAVAAGLGDEEEEDLVPAAGAMAAWTAHSYGRAITGVSASPGLAIGRLHIFQPTRLFFSDSAQNLELEKRSLIGALEAARIQLDEIHDAVMARCGKSKAAIFKAHQALLDDEDLLHEVQVRIDSGRSAAWSWQHSIENRVVEMRQIADERIAARAVDLHDVGQRVLRLLAGADHETSLPEGEPVILVADDLTPSDTAKLDPSRVLGLCTASGGPTSHTAIIARSLDIPAVVGAGQAVLEQTNGILCILDGATGQLYIEPSAQDIESARQYQQDLHSRREDEAAARYQPAMLTDGHRVEVVANIGKVSEAAAAVEAGAEGVGLLRTEFFFLDRDAPPSEQEQYEAYRTMIEALNGLPLIIRTLDIGGDKVLPYLPLAEEENPFLGVRGIRLCLRKPEIFIPQLRAIYRASVHGPVKIMFPMIATLEDLRAAREMAEQVRQELGVAPVEIGIMIEVPSAVMMAHELARETDFFSIGTNDLTQYVLAMDRMHPALAKQVDGLHPAVLRMVDLTVKAAQKCGKWVGVCGGVAGDPLGAAILTGLGVAELSMAVPSVAAVKARLRELSLPAAQKLARRALACASATEVRALAVS